A window of Onychostoma macrolepis isolate SWU-2019 chromosome 01, ASM1243209v1, whole genome shotgun sequence contains these coding sequences:
- the gtf2f2a gene encoding general transcription factor IIF subunit 2 isoform X2 gives MSDKGEVDLTGAKQNTGVWLVKVPKYLSQQWAKATGRGEVGKLRISKNQGKAEVSFTLNEELTTIDTIGEKSSVVRAPREHPFTLQTVGGHTLTVFTENSSDKIALEGVVVQRAECRPAVSENYMKLKKLQIEELSKPLRFSQQLDKAVTTNYKPVANHSYNLDYEKRKKEEGKRARADKQQVLDMLFSAFEKHQFYNIKDLVDITKQPVIYLKEILRDIGIYNVKGTHKNTWELKPEYRHYQHEEKSD, from the exons ATGTCAGACAAAGGAGAGGTGGATTTAACCGGCGCAAAACAGAATACGGGTGTATGGCTGGTCAAA GTCCCGAAGTATTTGTCACAGCAATGGGCCAAAGCAACAGGGAGAGGAGAAGTTGGAAAGCTCCGAATAAGCAA GAATCAAGGCAAAGCAGAG GTGTCTTTCACACTCAATGAAGAGCTGACCACCATAGACACCATTGGGGAGAAATCCTCTGTGGTGCGAGCCCCTAGAGAGCATCCATTCACTCTGCAGACGGTCGGTGGACATACTCTGACTGTTTTTACTGAAAACTCTTCAG aTAAAATTGCACTAGAAGGAGTGGTGGTGCAGAGAGCTGAATGCAGACCGGCCGTCAGTGAAAACTATATGAAGCTGAAGAA ACTGCAGATCGAAGAGTTATCGAAACCCCTCAGGTTCTCTCAACAGCTCGACAAAGCAGTTACCACGAACTACAAACCTGTGGCTAATCACTCTTATAAT CTGGACTATGAAAAGAGGAAGAAAGAAGAAGGGAAGAGGGCACGAGCAGATAAACAGCAGGTGCTGGACATGCTGTTCTCTGCTTTTGAGAAACACCAGTTTTATAACATTAAAGATCTGGTGGACATCACAAAACAGCCAGTG ATTTACCTGAAGGAGATTCTTCGAGACATTGGCATATACAATGTCAAAGGCACCCACAAGAACACCTGGGAGCTCAAACCAGAATACCGACACTACCAGCACGAAGAGAAGAGTGACTGA
- the gtf2f2a gene encoding general transcription factor IIF subunit 2 isoform X1, whose product MSDKGEVDLTGAKQNTGVWLVKVPKYLSQQWAKATGRGEVGKLRISKNQGKAEVSFTLNEELTTIDTIGEKSSVVRAPREHPFTLQTVGGHTLTVFTENSSGQSDAEAGGSGTGTGPDKIALEGVVVQRAECRPAVSENYMKLKKLQIEELSKPLRFSQQLDKAVTTNYKPVANHSYNLDYEKRKKEEGKRARADKQQVLDMLFSAFEKHQFYNIKDLVDITKQPVIYLKEILRDIGIYNVKGTHKNTWELKPEYRHYQHEEKSD is encoded by the exons ATGTCAGACAAAGGAGAGGTGGATTTAACCGGCGCAAAACAGAATACGGGTGTATGGCTGGTCAAA GTCCCGAAGTATTTGTCACAGCAATGGGCCAAAGCAACAGGGAGAGGAGAAGTTGGAAAGCTCCGAATAAGCAA GAATCAAGGCAAAGCAGAG GTGTCTTTCACACTCAATGAAGAGCTGACCACCATAGACACCATTGGGGAGAAATCCTCTGTGGTGCGAGCCCCTAGAGAGCATCCATTCACTCTGCAGACGGTCGGTGGACATACTCTGACTGTTTTTACTGAAAACTCTTCAG GGCAGTCAGATGCCGAGGCCGGCGGCTCAGGTACAGGTACAGGCCCAG aTAAAATTGCACTAGAAGGAGTGGTGGTGCAGAGAGCTGAATGCAGACCGGCCGTCAGTGAAAACTATATGAAGCTGAAGAA ACTGCAGATCGAAGAGTTATCGAAACCCCTCAGGTTCTCTCAACAGCTCGACAAAGCAGTTACCACGAACTACAAACCTGTGGCTAATCACTCTTATAAT CTGGACTATGAAAAGAGGAAGAAAGAAGAAGGGAAGAGGGCACGAGCAGATAAACAGCAGGTGCTGGACATGCTGTTCTCTGCTTTTGAGAAACACCAGTTTTATAACATTAAAGATCTGGTGGACATCACAAAACAGCCAGTG ATTTACCTGAAGGAGATTCTTCGAGACATTGGCATATACAATGTCAAAGGCACCCACAAGAACACCTGGGAGCTCAAACCAGAATACCGACACTACCAGCACGAAGAGAAGAGTGACTGA